One genomic segment of Tachyglossus aculeatus isolate mTacAcu1 chromosome 17, mTacAcu1.pri, whole genome shotgun sequence includes these proteins:
- the PTRH2 gene encoding peptidyl-tRNA hydrolase 2, mitochondrial, translated as MLSKSVIMDYFAQPGSLSLLAGVACGMCLGWGLGVCLGTRAPSPANKTRPETPTEANVMGESGEFKMILVVRNDLKMGKGKAAAQCAHAAVSAYKQLQRRNPELLKEWEYCGQPKVVVRAPDEETLAELLTHAKLLGLTVSLIQDAGRTQIEPGSRTVLGIGPGPADLIDKVTGHLKLY; from the coding sequence aTGCTGTCCAAGTCGGTGATCATGGATTACTTTGCCCAGCCAGGCTCGCTCAGCCTGCTAGCTGGGGTTGCGTGTGGCATGTGCTTGGGCTGGGGTCTCGGCGTTTGCTTGGGGACCAGAGCCCCGAGCCCTGCCAACAAGACGCGCCCGGAGACCCCGACCGAAGCAAACGTCATGGGGGAGAGCGGGGAATTTAAGATGATCCTCGTGGTCCGCAACGACCTGAAGATGGGCAAGGGGAAGGCGGCCGCCCAGTGCGCTCACGCGGCCGTCTCCGCCTACAAGCAACTCCAGAGGAGAAACCCTGAGTTGCTGAAAGAGTGGGAATATTGCGGCCAGCCCAAAGTGGTGGTCAGGGCCCCGGACGAGGAGACGCTGGCTGAACTATTAACTCACGCCAAACTGCTGGGGCTGACTGTGAGTTTAATCCAGGACGCGGGCCGTACTCAAATAGAACCGGGATCCAGGACTGTCCTGGGAATTGGCCCGGGCCCCGCAGACTTGATCGACAAAGTAACTGGTCACTTAAAGCTTTACTGA